In Tepidanaerobacter syntrophicus, the following are encoded in one genomic region:
- a CDS encoding Maf family protein, whose protein sequence is MLKSLILASASPRRQELLNQIGLKFITDPSDIDEDMPATADFGNLVAELALRKALAVSGKYENGIIIGADTIVVLDNEIFGKPADRSCARKMLSRLSGCWHSVFTGVALVDAATSHSINQFEESQVKFKNLTESEIQNYIDSGEPMDKAGAYGIQGKGALFVEKICGDYYNIVGLPLFRLNNMLKSFGINLL, encoded by the coding sequence ATGTTAAAAAGTTTAATTCTAGCGTCTGCATCTCCCAGGAGGCAGGAGCTATTAAATCAAATAGGCTTAAAATTTATTACAGATCCAAGCGATATAGATGAAGATATGCCGGCTACAGCTGATTTTGGAAATTTAGTAGCAGAGCTTGCTCTTAGGAAAGCCTTGGCTGTCAGTGGAAAATATGAAAACGGGATAATAATAGGTGCTGACACGATAGTAGTTTTAGATAATGAAATCTTCGGTAAACCTGCTGACAGAAGTTGTGCAAGAAAAATGCTGAGTCGCTTAAGTGGCTGCTGGCACAGTGTTTTTACTGGGGTTGCTTTAGTAGATGCAGCTACCAGTCATAGCATAAATCAATTTGAAGAAAGCCAAGTCAAATTTAAAAATCTTACTGAATCAGAAATTCAAAACTACATAGATTCCGGTGAACCTATGGATAAAGCAGGAGCTTATGGCATCCAGGGAAAAGGAGCACTTTTTGTGGAAAAAATTTGCGGCGATTATTACAATATAGTGGGCTTGCCGCTGTTTAGATTAAATAATATGCTCAAATCTTTTGGAATAAATTTACTATAA
- the radC gene encoding RadC family protein: MIKNLPPEERPRERLLKYGAKALSNAELLAVLIRTGTRHESALDVAHNILQGDMGKSGLDYVVDASVEELSKIRGIGKAKAIQIKAAVELGRRISSHKRKEKFTIMTALDVKYLLMEEMRFLEKEHFRAILLDVKNHVISVEEISVGTLNSSIVHPREVFKPAIRRSSASILLVHNHPSGDPTPSKEDIEITKRLVDAGMILGINVLDHIIIGNDSIFSLRERNLM, encoded by the coding sequence ATGATAAAGAATTTGCCGCCTGAAGAACGCCCACGGGAACGTTTATTGAAGTATGGGGCTAAAGCGCTAAGTAATGCCGAGCTTTTAGCTGTTTTGATAAGAACAGGAACTCGCCATGAATCCGCACTGGATGTGGCACATAATATATTACAAGGCGATATGGGCAAAAGCGGGCTTGACTATGTTGTTGATGCTAGCGTAGAGGAACTTTCGAAAATAAGAGGAATAGGAAAAGCCAAAGCCATTCAAATAAAAGCAGCAGTTGAACTGGGCAGAAGAATATCTTCTCATAAACGCAAAGAAAAATTTACTATAATGACTGCTCTAGATGTAAAGTATTTACTTATGGAAGAGATGAGATTTCTTGAAAAAGAGCATTTTAGAGCGATATTACTAGATGTAAAAAATCACGTTATATCCGTAGAGGAAATCTCAGTTGGGACTTTAAATTCTTCAATTGTACATCCCAGGGAAGTTTTTAAACCTGCAATAAGAAGGAGCAGCGCTTCTATTCTTTTGGTGCACAATCACCCAAGCGGAGATCCAACACCTAGCAAAGAAGATATTGAAATTACTAAAAGATTGGTAGACGCCGGAATGATTTTAGGCATAAATGTCCTAGATCACATAATAATCGGCAATGATTCTATTTTTAGTTTAAGGGAACGAAATCTAATGTAA
- a CDS encoding rod shape-determining protein: MGFFSIFSNDLGIDLGSANTLVYVKDAGIVINEPSVVAIQRDSGAVLAVGEEAKLMIGRTPGNIAAIRPMRDGVIADFDITENMLRYFISKALKSRHFIKPRVVVGIPSGVTEVEKRAVIDATLQAGAREAYLIEEPMAAAIGTGLEVYEPAGNMIVDIGGGTTEVAVVSLGGIVTSRSIRIGGNEMDEAISYYVKKEYNLMIGERTAEEIKIEIGSAVLDKDIENMSVRGRDLVTGLPKTISITAKEINGALEETVNSIIDAIKTTLEKTPPELAADIMDRGIVMTGGGSLLTGLDKKVNQETGMPVHIADEPMNCVVMGTGKVLEELDTLKRVLISPKKVG, encoded by the coding sequence ATGGGTTTTTTTAGCATATTTTCAAATGATCTTGGAATTGATTTAGGTTCGGCAAATACTTTAGTATATGTAAAAGATGCAGGCATTGTTATAAACGAACCTTCTGTAGTTGCAATCCAGCGTGACAGCGGAGCGGTTTTAGCCGTAGGAGAGGAAGCCAAACTAATGATTGGCCGCACGCCCGGTAATATAGCTGCTATAAGACCTATGAGAGATGGGGTTATAGCTGATTTTGACATAACAGAGAATATGTTAAGATACTTTATTTCAAAAGCACTTAAAAGCAGGCACTTCATTAAACCAAGAGTAGTGGTAGGCATACCTTCGGGAGTTACCGAAGTCGAAAAAAGAGCCGTAATCGATGCTACGCTTCAAGCAGGTGCTCGTGAGGCTTATTTGATAGAAGAACCTATGGCGGCTGCAATAGGTACAGGCCTTGAGGTATATGAGCCGGCAGGAAATATGATTGTCGATATAGGAGGGGGCACGACCGAGGTTGCAGTCGTTTCACTTGGGGGCATTGTTACCAGCAGATCTATACGTATAGGCGGCAATGAAATGGATGAAGCTATTTCCTATTATGTCAAAAAAGAGTATAATCTTATGATAGGCGAGCGCACAGCAGAAGAAATTAAAATAGAAATTGGTTCTGCCGTATTAGATAAAGATATAGAGAATATGAGCGTGCGCGGACGCGACTTAGTAACTGGTCTGCCCAAAACGATTTCAATAACTGCAAAAGAAATCAATGGTGCATTAGAAGAAACCGTAAATAGTATTATCGATGCAATTAAGACAACCCTTGAAAAAACTCCACCTGAACTTGCAGCTGATATAATGGACCGGGGGATAGTTATGACCGGCGGCGGTTCTCTGCTTACAGGCCTAGACAAAAAAGTAAATCAAGAAACCGGTATGCCTGTCCATATTGCCGATGAACCGATGAATTGTGTAGTTATGGGAACGGGTAAAGTTTTAGAAGAATTGGATACACTGAAACGCGTATTGATTTCACCTAAAAAAGTAGGTTAA
- the mreC gene encoding rod shape-determining protein MreC: protein MSSNRRWLIWILALIMLVTIISITLQKNDVFRAIENPILTFLSPIQKALSTAGFSIKEKIEFIPQIFQLKEENEALKKQVAELQRYKQNLLEYQRENEDLRKLLGLKEKNLQFDLETAEVIGRDSDDWFNIILIDKGKNQGIEKDMAVITNDGLVGCIISATANTSKVMLITDERSAVSAMLQRTRDNGIVRGSINEVQKGYLEMDFLSKDANIAKGDIVISSGLGGIIPKGIVVGEIVEAQKESHQLTQYAIIKPAADLLKLEWVFVVKSEKGAAQ from the coding sequence TTGTCTAGTAATCGAAGGTGGCTTATATGGATTTTAGCGTTAATTATGTTAGTTACTATAATTAGCATAACACTGCAGAAGAATGATGTTTTTAGGGCTATAGAAAATCCTATATTGACTTTCCTTAGCCCTATCCAAAAAGCGCTTTCGACAGCCGGATTTAGTATAAAGGAAAAAATCGAATTCATACCGCAAATTTTCCAACTAAAAGAAGAAAATGAAGCTTTAAAGAAGCAGGTAGCAGAATTACAGCGCTATAAGCAAAATCTTCTAGAATATCAACGGGAAAATGAAGACTTGCGAAAACTGCTGGGCCTGAAAGAGAAAAACCTTCAATTTGACCTTGAAACAGCTGAAGTAATAGGGAGAGACTCTGACGATTGGTTTAATATCATACTAATCGACAAAGGAAAAAACCAAGGTATAGAAAAAGACATGGCGGTTATTACAAATGACGGACTGGTTGGCTGCATTATAAGCGCTACTGCAAACACCTCTAAAGTTATGCTTATCACTGATGAGCGAAGTGCTGTAAGCGCTATGCTTCAGAGAACGCGGGATAATGGAATAGTAAGAGGAAGCATAAACGAAGTACAAAAAGGCTATTTGGAAATGGATTTTTTATCTAAGGATGCTAATATAGCAAAAGGCGATATAGTAATTTCTTCCGGCCTTGGGGGGATAATTCCAAAAGGTATTGTTGTAGGTGAGATTGTCGAAGCTCAAAAGGAATCACATCAGCTTACTCAGTACGCCATAATAAAACCTGCCGCAGATTTGCTAAAACTTGAATGGGTTTTTGTTGTTAAAAGCGAAAAGGGGGCTGCCCAATGA
- the mreD gene encoding rod shape-determining protein MreD has translation MRTLVYGLLIIVLTVIQATFSNLFGAYTSGLNLPLIFAFCLSMVKNERSGFTAGFISGFLQDALFGTFIGMNTIATSVSAYIVGLSSKNLYKGRAVITMMLVFIGSVIFKFIFVVIALFTGQLTSSPQYIMSAVVLPPFANMIISPLIYLLTYRIEDFFDFYFNLKY, from the coding sequence ATGAGAACTTTAGTGTATGGTTTGCTAATTATTGTTCTTACTGTTATTCAGGCAACCTTTTCAAACTTATTCGGAGCTTATACAAGCGGCCTTAATCTGCCGCTAATTTTTGCTTTTTGTCTTTCGATGGTAAAAAATGAAAGATCGGGTTTTACAGCAGGCTTTATAAGTGGATTTTTACAAGATGCGCTTTTTGGAACTTTTATAGGCATGAATACAATAGCAACTTCAGTGTCGGCTTACATTGTAGGTCTTAGTTCTAAAAACCTCTATAAAGGTAGAGCGGTTATAACTATGATGTTAGTCTTTATAGGCTCTGTCATTTTTAAGTTTATTTTTGTAGTTATTGCTCTTTTTACCGGCCAGTTGACAAGTTCTCCCCAATATATAATGTCGGCAGTTGTTTTGCCGCCTTTCGCGAATATGATCATATCTCCTTTAATTTACTTATTGACTTATAGAATAGAAGACTTTTTTGACTTCTACTTTAATCTAAAATACTAA
- the mrdA gene encoding penicillin-binding protein 2 — MDVKKLQKRLNIILGAALVIFLVLLISLSNLQIIKGDEYEKLAEENRIRIIPITAPRGIFRDRYGRELVNNRPSFTVSYMSIKAEESEQEEVFKTLREILDIPLYTDISNQEYTVSKDGEIFLSKLPVGDADGNGKIDTSDITVIDGENGEKIPINKADLNTGKLVIDKPAGTRLLVSYKYDTLKNKVRGQGYKPARLKTDVDFQTIAEIEERRLPGVVIEVEPLRNYVYGNTASHVFGYVGEISQEELEADKDGTYRPGDVVGKMGLEKVLEPYLKGTDGGQQVEVNASGKPIKVLGEKAPAPGDSVNLTLDIKLQQVAETALKEQLIKLQTDKYKPYPNAKRGAVVALNVKTGEVLAMASVPDFDPNMFATGISQKEWEEISKNPLNPMLNLAISGTFPPGSVFKMVTATAALEEKVTTEKEYIRDTGVYWTILPKKCWKAGGHGLVNMEKAIAQSCNVYFYEMGRRVGIDNLEKYAKMYGLGSLTGIELPNEKAGTVASREYKKKTFSNPQDQIWYPAETLDAAIGQGYQSFTPIQIATYISAVANEGFWMKPHLIKSIVDSNGDTVLEKNPEIGGKVDDVSKKTFEIIKKGMRAAALPGGTASSVFAKFPISVAAKTGTAEWDVRKDPHGWFVAFAPYEDPEIAVAVFIEQAGSGGTTGGPVAKAIFEEYFHLNDKTDTAEDYLVQP; from the coding sequence ATGGACGTAAAAAAACTCCAAAAACGTCTAAATATTATACTTGGCGCCGCTCTAGTAATTTTTTTAGTGCTTTTAATAAGCCTCTCTAATCTTCAAATAATAAAAGGCGATGAATATGAGAAACTTGCGGAAGAAAATAGAATTAGAATTATTCCAATAACGGCACCGCGGGGAATTTTCAGAGACCGGTATGGCAGAGAATTAGTAAATAACCGGCCGAGCTTTACGGTTTCATATATGAGCATAAAAGCTGAGGAGTCTGAACAAGAAGAAGTTTTTAAGACTTTAAGAGAAATTCTGGATATTCCTCTTTATACTGATATATCAAATCAAGAATATACTGTTAGTAAAGATGGCGAAATATTTCTAAGTAAATTGCCGGTGGGAGACGCTGACGGCAATGGAAAAATTGATACCTCGGATATTACAGTGATAGATGGAGAAAATGGAGAAAAAATTCCAATAAATAAAGCAGATTTAAACACAGGAAAGCTCGTAATCGATAAACCTGCCGGAACCCGGCTTCTTGTGTCATACAAATATGACACATTAAAGAACAAGGTTAGGGGTCAAGGCTATAAGCCTGCAAGACTCAAGACAGACGTAGATTTTCAGACTATCGCTGAAATAGAAGAACGCCGCCTTCCCGGAGTAGTTATAGAAGTAGAGCCTTTAAGGAACTATGTTTATGGAAATACAGCATCTCATGTTTTTGGCTATGTAGGAGAGATAAGCCAAGAAGAGTTAGAGGCAGACAAAGACGGTACTTACCGCCCTGGGGATGTAGTAGGTAAAATGGGCTTGGAAAAAGTGCTTGAACCCTATTTAAAAGGCACAGATGGCGGCCAACAAGTAGAAGTCAATGCATCCGGAAAACCGATAAAAGTTCTTGGTGAAAAGGCTCCTGCACCCGGTGACTCCGTAAATTTAACTCTTGATATTAAATTGCAGCAGGTTGCTGAAACTGCCCTAAAAGAGCAGTTGATAAAGCTCCAGACAGACAAATATAAACCATATCCAAATGCCAAAAGAGGGGCGGTAGTAGCACTTAATGTAAAAACAGGTGAAGTCTTAGCTATGGCCAGTGTTCCGGATTTTGATCCAAATATGTTTGCAACAGGAATAAGCCAAAAGGAATGGGAAGAAATATCAAAGAATCCACTTAACCCAATGCTGAACCTTGCCATTAGCGGCACATTCCCACCGGGTTCCGTTTTTAAAATGGTTACTGCTACGGCTGCCTTGGAAGAAAAGGTAACTACCGAAAAAGAATATATTAGAGATACAGGTGTTTACTGGACTATTTTGCCGAAGAAGTGCTGGAAGGCAGGGGGCCATGGTCTCGTAAATATGGAAAAAGCTATTGCCCAATCCTGTAATGTATACTTTTATGAAATGGGCCGCAGAGTGGGAATAGATAACCTTGAAAAATATGCAAAAATGTATGGCCTAGGCAGTCTTACGGGAATAGAACTTCCAAATGAAAAAGCAGGAACTGTCGCAAGCCGTGAATACAAGAAAAAAACCTTTAGCAATCCTCAAGATCAAATATGGTACCCTGCCGAGACGCTAGATGCCGCTATCGGCCAGGGATATCAAAGCTTTACACCTATTCAAATTGCAACCTATATTTCGGCTGTTGCAAATGAAGGCTTTTGGATGAAACCTCATTTAATTAAATCCATAGTTGATTCAAACGGCGACACAGTTCTAGAGAAGAACCCAGAGATCGGCGGTAAAGTTGATGATGTTTCGAAGAAGACTTTTGAAATAATCAAAAAAGGCATGCGCGCAGCTGCACTGCCTGGAGGAACAGCTTCAAGCGTTTTTGCAAAATTTCCTATTTCAGTGGCTGCAAAGACCGGTACTGCTGAATGGGATGTAAGAAAAGACCCTCATGGTTGGTTTGTAGCGTTTGCTCCTTATGAAGACCCTGAAATCGCCGTGGCTGTATTTATTGAACAAGCAGGCTCAGGAGGAACTACCGGTGGACCTGTGGCAAAAGCAATATTTGAGGAATACTTTCATCTTAACGATAAGACTGATACAGCGGAAGACTATCTTGTTCAACCGTAA
- the minC gene encoding septum site-determining protein MinC, whose translation MKNKVIKALLFGGICVKNDPVVIKGTKEGISIILDDSLEFDDLQKALYEKLKNSRNFFSGGNVRIQAKNRNLSNEEYEKLQKLFTDFGMNLQEASSPKTMIFPKPNKSRVLLLKKTIRSGQKIAYNGSVVILGDANPGSEIIAAGDILVMGTLRGMAHAGADGDSSAVVTAFRLKPTQLRIAGVIARPPEEREDGPLFPEIARLKNNVIVIEPL comes from the coding sequence TTGAAGAATAAAGTAATTAAAGCGCTGCTATTTGGAGGGATTTGCGTGAAAAACGATCCTGTTGTTATTAAGGGAACAAAAGAAGGCATCAGTATAATACTTGATGACAGTTTGGAATTTGATGATTTACAAAAAGCGCTTTACGAAAAACTCAAAAACAGCCGCAATTTTTTTTCTGGAGGAAATGTGCGAATACAAGCAAAAAATCGGAATTTATCAAATGAGGAGTATGAAAAATTGCAAAAATTGTTTACAGATTTTGGAATGAATTTACAAGAAGCCAGCTCTCCTAAGACCATGATATTTCCAAAACCGAATAAAAGCAGGGTTCTTCTGCTAAAAAAGACCATACGCTCAGGGCAAAAAATTGCTTATAACGGGAGTGTGGTTATTTTAGGGGATGCAAACCCCGGCAGCGAAATTATTGCAGCAGGCGATATTCTAGTTATGGGCACTCTTCGCGGTATGGCTCATGCCGGCGCTGATGGAGATAGCAGCGCTGTTGTAACGGCTTTTCGACTAAAACCGACTCAACTGAGAATAGCAGGTGTTATCGCAAGACCTCCGGAAGAACGGGAAGACGGACCTTTGTTTCCTGAAATAGCACGCTTGAAGAATAATGTTATAGTGATAGAACCGCTGTGA
- the minD gene encoding septum site-determining protein MinD has protein sequence MGEVIVITSGKGGVGKTTTTANLGTGFALYKQKRVVMLDADIGLRNLDVVMGLENRIVYDLVDAANGICRTKQALIKDKRFENLYLLPAAQTKDKTAVSPDQMKKICEELKEDFDYVLIDCPAGIEQGFKNAIAGADRAIIVTTPEVSAVRDADRIVGLLEAAGFEEPKLIINRLRPDMIKRGDMMDVDDMIDVLAIDLLGVVPEDEKIVISTNKGEPAVADETSKAGQAYRNIVRRLEGEDVPLITEEKTEAGFLEKLRQFFGLKAHTK, from the coding sequence ATGGGAGAAGTAATAGTTATTACATCTGGAAAAGGCGGTGTAGGGAAAACCACAACAACCGCAAATTTAGGAACCGGCTTTGCACTGTACAAACAAAAACGAGTTGTGATGTTGGATGCCGATATAGGCTTGAGAAATCTCGATGTAGTCATGGGTTTGGAAAATCGCATAGTATACGATCTTGTTGATGCAGCAAATGGAATATGCCGCACAAAACAAGCATTAATAAAAGATAAACGCTTTGAAAACCTTTATCTTCTTCCCGCAGCGCAGACAAAAGACAAAACAGCAGTAAGCCCTGATCAAATGAAGAAAATATGTGAAGAGCTGAAAGAAGATTTTGATTATGTATTAATTGATTGTCCTGCCGGAATTGAACAAGGTTTTAAAAATGCAATTGCAGGCGCAGACAGAGCAATAATTGTTACAACTCCTGAGGTTTCTGCCGTAAGAGATGCCGACAGAATAGTAGGTTTGCTGGAAGCAGCAGGCTTTGAAGAGCCAAAACTTATAATAAATCGCTTAAGACCTGATATGATAAAACGCGGCGATATGATGGACGTGGACGACATGATAGATGTTCTAGCCATCGATTTACTTGGAGTTGTGCCTGAAGATGAAAAGATAGTAATTTCCACTAATAAAGGCGAACCTGCAGTGGCCGATGAGACATCTAAGGCAGGGCAGGCCTATAGAAATATAGTTCGACGCCTTGAAGGCGAAGATGTGCCGCTAATTACTGAAGAAAAAACCGAAGCAGGATTTTTAGAAAAACTAAGGCAATTTTTTGGCTTAAAGGCTCACACAAAATAA
- the minE gene encoding cell division topological specificity factor MinE has product MDFFKFFKKTSSSSKDIAKERLQLILVHDRANASPEFLEMIKGQLVDMISNYMEIDKEGIEIKLTSMESEDNVEVPALVANIPIKKVKHSSKF; this is encoded by the coding sequence ATGGATTTTTTCAAATTTTTCAAGAAAACCAGTAGTTCAAGTAAAGATATTGCGAAAGAGCGATTGCAATTGATATTAGTCCATGATCGCGCTAATGCCTCCCCAGAATTTCTTGAAATGATAAAAGGGCAACTCGTAGATATGATCTCAAACTATATGGAAATTGACAAAGAAGGCATAGAAATTAAACTTACAAGCATGGAAAGTGAAGATAATGTGGAAGTTCCGGCTCTGGTTGCAAATATTCCCATAAAAAAAGTGAAACACTCATCCAAGTTCTAA
- a CDS encoding cell division FtsA domain-containing protein, whose protein sequence is MNEERQEVFALDIGTRTIVGLVMECQGKTYSILANKVIEHESRAMYDGRIHDVEAVSRSVNIVKSQLEKTLNRKLEKAAVAAAGRALYTVEAAAERKISPFIEITDRDIRSLETEALSKAIKLIGEKAGNLGSLDNCYCVGFSPIKWYLEDEPLDSLLGQKGKSMSVKIVATFLPRAVVESILTVLSKCKLGLESLTLEPIAAGDVVILPGMRKLNVALVDIGAGTSDIAISRDGSIFAYGMVPMAGDEITERICEEFLLSFEEGERVKRELSKHGKVKFQDILGSKKEIDCDKIIEAVRPTINEISSNIARKIFELNGRAPAAVLLVGGGSLMPGLCEAIAANLEIPKERVGIKGRESLTNISGGEDLTGPFSITPIGIAVNSIKGAHLASYKVYVDDQPVNILAQNNPTVLNALLYAGKSSAEIFGRPGMAKTFKLNGKLKIIKGKMAEPASVTINGKSVNLNEPVYDGAVINFMPAKDGISTNAKIREYISEEDKLRLKINGRDFTIDPIIKNGDTIMKPEDDIPDEASITVEKRKLILSDIFNLISFKPEGISGRLIIKINGIDAGFADPIQDQDEIEIYWEP, encoded by the coding sequence TTGAACGAGGAAAGACAGGAAGTTTTTGCCTTAGACATCGGCACAAGAACCATAGTTGGATTAGTTATGGAATGCCAAGGTAAAACATATAGTATTCTTGCAAATAAGGTTATTGAACATGAGAGCCGTGCGATGTATGACGGCAGAATCCATGACGTGGAAGCTGTATCAAGAAGCGTAAATATAGTAAAGAGCCAGCTGGAAAAAACTCTAAACAGAAAATTAGAAAAAGCCGCGGTGGCAGCAGCCGGAAGAGCGCTATACACAGTAGAAGCAGCTGCTGAAAGAAAAATTTCGCCTTTTATAGAGATAACAGATAGAGATATTCGCAGCTTAGAGACTGAGGCTTTGTCCAAAGCCATTAAGCTTATAGGAGAAAAAGCAGGCAATTTGGGAAGCTTAGATAATTGCTATTGCGTTGGATTTAGTCCGATAAAATGGTATTTGGAAGATGAACCGCTGGACAGTTTATTAGGACAAAAGGGAAAAAGTATGTCAGTTAAAATTGTAGCTACTTTTCTTCCTCGTGCTGTTGTTGAAAGTATTCTTACTGTTTTGAGCAAATGTAAGTTAGGGTTGGAAAGTTTGACTTTAGAGCCTATTGCGGCAGGCGACGTGGTTATACTGCCGGGAATGAGAAAATTGAATGTGGCTCTTGTTGATATTGGAGCGGGAACTTCGGATATTGCTATATCAAGAGATGGAAGTATATTTGCCTATGGAATGGTTCCGATGGCGGGAGACGAAATTACCGAAAGAATTTGTGAGGAGTTTTTGCTCAGTTTCGAAGAAGGGGAAAGAGTAAAGCGCGAATTATCAAAGCATGGAAAAGTAAAATTTCAAGATATCTTAGGTAGCAAAAAAGAGATCGATTGTGATAAAATAATTGAGGCTGTTAGGCCTACAATAAACGAAATTTCATCAAATATTGCACGCAAAATTTTTGAACTTAATGGTAGAGCTCCTGCTGCAGTCCTACTTGTAGGAGGCGGAAGCCTTATGCCCGGATTGTGCGAAGCAATTGCAGCAAATTTAGAAATTCCAAAAGAAAGAGTCGGTATTAAGGGTCGTGAAAGCCTGACAAATATTTCAGGAGGAGAGGATTTAACAGGACCTTTTTCAATAACGCCCATAGGTATTGCAGTAAACTCAATTAAGGGAGCGCACTTAGCCTCTTATAAGGTTTATGTGGATGACCAACCTGTAAATATCCTTGCACAAAATAACCCTACAGTTCTAAATGCGCTATTGTATGCAGGAAAATCATCGGCGGAAATTTTTGGGCGGCCTGGCATGGCAAAAACTTTTAAACTAAATGGCAAATTAAAAATAATAAAGGGGAAAATGGCAGAACCGGCATCTGTTACTATAAACGGGAAATCAGTAAATTTAAACGAGCCTGTCTATGATGGCGCCGTAATAAATTTCATGCCGGCAAAAGACGGGATTAGTACAAATGCAAAAATTAGAGAATATATTTCAGAAGAAGATAAACTGAGATTGAAAATAAATGGAAGAGATTTTACGATAGATCCGATCATAAAAAACGGTGACACTATAATGAAACCGGAAGATGATATCCCTGATGAAGCGTCGATAACGGTTGAAAAAAGAAAACTAATTTTAAGCGACATTTTTAACCTTATATCCTTTAAACCTGAAGGCATTTCAGGGCGGCTAATTATTAAAATCAACGGTATTGATGCAGGATTTGCAGACCCAATACAAGATCAAGATGAGATTGAAATTTACTGGGAACCATAG
- the rodA gene encoding rod shape-determining protein RodA, with protein MDKKLLKNVEYPILIAIILLTILSVTMISSATNATTSGNFYTTRMQIIWFCVGAILMLAVISIDYHSFSGWYKIIYSANIFSLLLVLLAGEKGGGAQRWLDIGPFTLQPSEFAKLAVVITLASHLEKKKSLNTPKDLVSVILHIAPIMLLIAKQPDLGTSLVLAAISFGMTFAAGLSYKLLGEVICCGLLGLPIFWHFLKEYQKDRILIFFNPYLDPLGRGYHVIQSKIAIGSGKIFGKGLYKGTQNQLNFLPVKHTDFIFAVLGEELGFIGGVTLLLLYFVLIYYSLRVAFKARDLLGTYMVVGIVSMWLFQILVNMGMNMGIMPVTGIPLPFMSYGGSSFLMNMMAAGVVINVGMRRQKILF; from the coding sequence ATGGATAAGAAATTATTAAAAAATGTAGAATATCCTATTTTGATTGCTATAATATTACTTACAATATTAAGCGTAACAATGATAAGCAGCGCAACAAATGCTACAACCAGCGGAAATTTCTATACTACCAGAATGCAGATAATCTGGTTTTGCGTCGGTGCTATTTTGATGCTGGCCGTCATTTCAATAGATTATCATTCCTTTTCGGGTTGGTATAAAATAATTTATTCAGCAAACATTTTTTCATTACTTTTGGTTCTTCTAGCAGGAGAAAAAGGGGGAGGCGCGCAGCGCTGGCTTGATATAGGTCCTTTTACGCTGCAGCCTTCTGAGTTTGCAAAACTAGCCGTGGTTATTACTCTGGCCAGTCACTTAGAAAAAAAGAAATCATTAAACACACCAAAGGACTTAGTTTCCGTGATTTTGCATATTGCGCCTATCATGCTGCTTATAGCGAAACAGCCAGATTTGGGCACATCCTTGGTTCTTGCAGCTATAAGCTTTGGCATGACCTTTGCTGCAGGCTTGAGCTACAAACTTCTAGGCGAGGTTATTTGCTGTGGATTATTGGGCCTGCCGATATTTTGGCATTTCTTAAAAGAATATCAGAAAGATCGTATCCTTATTTTTTTTAACCCTTATCTAGATCCGTTGGGGCGTGGTTATCATGTTATTCAGTCAAAAATCGCAATAGGGTCAGGCAAGATATTTGGCAAGGGTCTTTACAAAGGCACTCAAAATCAGCTTAACTTTCTTCCTGTAAAGCATACAGATTTTATCTTTGCAGTTTTAGGAGAAGAGCTTGGCTTTATAGGTGGAGTGACCTTGCTTCTACTTTATTTTGTCCTTATCTACTATTCTCTAAGGGTAGCATTTAAGGCAAGAGACCTTTTGGGAACATATATGGTTGTAGGAATAGTTTCAATGTGGCTATTTCAAATTTTGGTAAATATGGGCATGAACATGGGTATAATGCCAGTAACCGGCATACCTCTGCCCTTTATGAGCTATGGCGGAAGCTCATTTTTAATGAATATGATGGCAGCAGGAGTAGTTATTAATGTAGGAATGCGACGGCAGAAAATTTTATTTTAA